The Astatotilapia calliptera chromosome 2, fAstCal1.2, whole genome shotgun sequence genome includes a window with the following:
- the dctn4 gene encoding dynactin subunit 4 isoform X2 — MASLLQPDRVVYLVRGEKKIRAPLSQLYFCRYCSELRSLECVSHEVDSHYCPSCLENMPSAEAKLKKNRCANCFDCPCCMHTLSTRATNIPAPLPDDPTKTAMKKAYYLACGFCRWTSRDVGMADKSVASGGWQEPENPHTQRINKLIEYYQQLAHREKQERDRKKMARRRQCMPLAFSEKYGLGTRLQRQRPGAPLSSLAGLSLKEGEDQKEITIEPAQALDEVEPLPEDCYTRPINLPEVTTLRQRLLQPDFQPAGASQLHPRHKHLLMKRSLRCRKCEHNLSKPEFNPTSIKFKIQLVAVSYIPEVRIMSIPNLRNGKESQVLLTLTNPVENITRVSLTSCEENDPDEINSTAKVLVPSKELLLAGKDAAAEYDELAEPQDFQDDPDVVAFRKSNKIGFFIKVIPQKEEDTDVTVSFKIRHDFRNLAGPIRPSEEGADTAAEAIWLTHHVELRLGPLAS, encoded by the exons ATGGCGTCCCTTTTGCAGCCAGATAGAGTTGTCTATCTGGTtcgtggggagaaaaaaattagAGCCCCCCTGTCTCAGCTTTATTTCTGTCGCTACTGCAGTGAGCTACGATCTCTGGAATGCGTGTCTCACGAG GTGGACTCCCACTATTGTCCCAGCTGTCTGGAAAACATGCCGTCTGCAGAGGCTAAGCTTAAAAAGAACAG GTGTGCAAACTGTTTTGACTGCCCGTGCTGCATGCACACACTATCTACTCGGGCCACCAACATCCCAGCTCCTCTGCCTGATGATCCTACCAAGACCGCCATGAAGAAAGCGTACTATTTGGCCTGCGGCTTCTGTCGCTGGACCTCAAGAGATGTGGGCATGGCTGACAAATCAGTTG CCAGTGGTGGATGGCAGGAGCCGGAGAACCCTCATACTCAGCGG ATCAACAAACTGATTGAGTATTACCAGCAGCTGGCCCACCGAGAGAAGCAGGAGAGGGACAGGAAGAAGATGGCCAGGAGACGACAGTGCATGCCCCTGGCGTTCTCG GAAAAATATGGCCTTGGAACCAGACTGCAGAGACAGAGGCCTGGAGCTCCACTATCAAGCCTGGCTGGCCTTTC CCTCAAAGAGGGTGAAGACCAGAAGGAGATCACCATTGAACCAGCCCAGGCACTTGATGAGGTGGAGCCCCTGCCTGAGGATTGTTACACCAGACCCATCAATTTACCTGAAG TGACCACGCTGCGACAGCGGCTTCTGCAGCCAGACTTCCAGCCTGCAGGGGCGTCTCAGCTCCACCCAAGACACAAACACCTCCTGATGAAGCGCTCGCTGCGCTGCAGG AAATGCGAGCACAACTTGAGCAAGCCAGAGTTTAATCCTACttcaattaagtttaaaattCAGCTGGTGGCTGT GAGTTATATCCCAGAAGTGAGAATTATGTCCATTCCAAATCTCCGGAATGGGAAG GAGAGCCAGGTGCTGCTGACCCTGACCAACCCAGTGGAGAACATCACCCGCGTCTCACTGACCTCTTGTGAGGAAAATGACCCTGATGAGATTAATAGCACTGCAaag gttttagTGCCCAGTAAGGAACTACTCTTAGCAGGAAAGGATGCTGCTGCTGAGTATGATGAACTAGCCGAACCTCAGGACTTCCAGGACGACCCAGA TGTTGTTGCCTTCAGGAAATCCAACAAGATTGGTTTCTTTATCAAAGTGATCCCTCAGAAAGAAGAGGATACGGATGTCACGGTTTCTTTTAAGATCCGACATGACTTCCGCAACCTCGCTGGTCCCATCCGGCCGAGCGAGGAGGGAGCCGACACTGCTGCTGAAGCCATCTGGCTCACTCACCACGTGGAGCTGAGGCTGGGACCCCTCGCTTCCTGA
- the dctn4 gene encoding dynactin subunit 4 isoform X1, giving the protein MASLLQPDRVVYLVRGEKKIRAPLSQLYFCRYCSELRSLECVSHEVDSHYCPSCLENMPSAEAKLKKNRCANCFDCPCCMHTLSTRATNIPAPLPDDPTKTAMKKAYYLACGFCRWTSRDVGMADKSVASGGWQEPENPHTQRINKLIEYYQQLAHREKQERDRKKMARRRQCMPLAFSQHTIHVVEKYGLGTRLQRQRPGAPLSSLAGLSLKEGEDQKEITIEPAQALDEVEPLPEDCYTRPINLPEVTTLRQRLLQPDFQPAGASQLHPRHKHLLMKRSLRCRKCEHNLSKPEFNPTSIKFKIQLVAVSYIPEVRIMSIPNLRNGKESQVLLTLTNPVENITRVSLTSCEENDPDEINSTAKVLVPSKELLLAGKDAAAEYDELAEPQDFQDDPDVVAFRKSNKIGFFIKVIPQKEEDTDVTVSFKIRHDFRNLAGPIRPSEEGADTAAEAIWLTHHVELRLGPLAS; this is encoded by the exons ATGGCGTCCCTTTTGCAGCCAGATAGAGTTGTCTATCTGGTtcgtggggagaaaaaaattagAGCCCCCCTGTCTCAGCTTTATTTCTGTCGCTACTGCAGTGAGCTACGATCTCTGGAATGCGTGTCTCACGAG GTGGACTCCCACTATTGTCCCAGCTGTCTGGAAAACATGCCGTCTGCAGAGGCTAAGCTTAAAAAGAACAG GTGTGCAAACTGTTTTGACTGCCCGTGCTGCATGCACACACTATCTACTCGGGCCACCAACATCCCAGCTCCTCTGCCTGATGATCCTACCAAGACCGCCATGAAGAAAGCGTACTATTTGGCCTGCGGCTTCTGTCGCTGGACCTCAAGAGATGTGGGCATGGCTGACAAATCAGTTG CCAGTGGTGGATGGCAGGAGCCGGAGAACCCTCATACTCAGCGG ATCAACAAACTGATTGAGTATTACCAGCAGCTGGCCCACCGAGAGAAGCAGGAGAGGGACAGGAAGAAGATGGCCAGGAGACGACAGTGCATGCCCCTGGCGTTCTCG CAACACACTATTCATGTGGTG GAAAAATATGGCCTTGGAACCAGACTGCAGAGACAGAGGCCTGGAGCTCCACTATCAAGCCTGGCTGGCCTTTC CCTCAAAGAGGGTGAAGACCAGAAGGAGATCACCATTGAACCAGCCCAGGCACTTGATGAGGTGGAGCCCCTGCCTGAGGATTGTTACACCAGACCCATCAATTTACCTGAAG TGACCACGCTGCGACAGCGGCTTCTGCAGCCAGACTTCCAGCCTGCAGGGGCGTCTCAGCTCCACCCAAGACACAAACACCTCCTGATGAAGCGCTCGCTGCGCTGCAGG AAATGCGAGCACAACTTGAGCAAGCCAGAGTTTAATCCTACttcaattaagtttaaaattCAGCTGGTGGCTGT GAGTTATATCCCAGAAGTGAGAATTATGTCCATTCCAAATCTCCGGAATGGGAAG GAGAGCCAGGTGCTGCTGACCCTGACCAACCCAGTGGAGAACATCACCCGCGTCTCACTGACCTCTTGTGAGGAAAATGACCCTGATGAGATTAATAGCACTGCAaag gttttagTGCCCAGTAAGGAACTACTCTTAGCAGGAAAGGATGCTGCTGCTGAGTATGATGAACTAGCCGAACCTCAGGACTTCCAGGACGACCCAGA TGTTGTTGCCTTCAGGAAATCCAACAAGATTGGTTTCTTTATCAAAGTGATCCCTCAGAAAGAAGAGGATACGGATGTCACGGTTTCTTTTAAGATCCGACATGACTTCCGCAACCTCGCTGGTCCCATCCGGCCGAGCGAGGAGGGAGCCGACACTGCTGCTGAAGCCATCTGGCTCACTCACCACGTGGAGCTGAGGCTGGGACCCCTCGCTTCCTGA